gcttgccagctgagaggcccagcagaggggggtaggctctgactcgatactgttgcaagtttagtgctgaagaacagcagcaatctctagggagagctggttctgaggcaagaaggaaaaaagtggtcgttttattttgaggcttgactttttaaagcagcctgttctgaggggggggttatgcccttgactcgaagccagatggccgaaatgagtgaagtgaaagacccccagattgaccaaggttctgaggatgaatttggctcagtgcagggtgacagcacaggagagcagaacccagaacttagaaaattgctcatagcccaacagcatgaactgaggatgaggcaatttgaaatggaggaaagggaaagagaagaaaggttagagagagaaaggatggaggaaagagagaaacagcggcaatttgaattagagagagagagggagagaatggagagggaagaaagaatggagagagagaaaattgctctggaaaaagaaagaatggcgtttgaattaagaaaactggaactgatgaaccagaacaataataacaatagggattctgagggaggccaactgtctaaagctgacctgaagaaattccctgtgtaccacaagggagattgtcctgaggtgttcttttccttagtggaaagagcgtttgtggacttctcagtgagggaaactgagaagatgaccatcatgcgatctttaatcagtggtagcctggctgaggtttatgccgagatgcctgaggaactgatgaaagattttgcagagtttaaaaaactggtgtttgccagacatgggataaatgcggaacagctgagacaaagatttaggtccctcaccaagaaaccagaacagacttttacccaagtgggggcccaattagtgaggctgcttgagaaatggctatcgcaggaggggacagagacctatgagcagcttaaagacttgatagcactggaacagttctattcagtcctgcagggggaattgaaattccaggtgagggaaaggaaaccgaggtctgtggcagcagccgcagagatcgcagattttatttcccaaataagaaagccattgggtgaggggaaatctgtaggtaaacccaaagaaacctacagcaagtactctcagggaccagggaaaagccagcaagggggaggggcccatggtgaagggaagccctcagacatgaaactaagacctcagattttggagggaaaaccaaaacaagatgagagagaatcaaaatacaccagaaaatgctatttctgtcagggaaagggtcatctaatctcagagtgtgagaaattaaagcagctaaaaggaatggtgcctcagaattctagtgggaccaagccaaaagctgtgttctgtgtccagaaagagcaaggctcagtgtcactgagggagcctgttgccatggctactcagtctggaacagctaccgcggctgatcaggctgaggaaaatggtcctcttgtggaggtaaagcgctgcttgctgataaaaacagattctcagttgtttgagacagcaggggtggacgtaggaatacttgaccgtcagtatagggggctgcgggacacttgttcccaggtaaccctgtgccatccagaaattattcctagggagtttataatcccaaatgagagcatgaaggtggcagggattgaggggcaggtaatctctctgccagtagcagaggtacctgtcaactttcaaggctggaggggagtttggcggctagcgatttcatcgactctgccagcagccgtgctcgtgggaaatgacctggctgaacatgtgaaacgggtgctagtgattacacgctcacaagccaccacagggacagttcaggggggtaatgatgagccagagacggaagcagaggggagttcagaagctgtggtggaaaccttaaccacagacagcagatttggacaggagcaaaaggcagacgccactctccaaaagtgctttgaacaggtgactgacgcccagctaacacctgaaaccccagtgagatttctggagaaaaaggggattttatatagagaaaccctgaggaatatctcaaaagggggagatgggatcagaagtcagctagtggtacctgaaaagtatcgccccatgatcttacaaaggggtcactctgacatgtttgctgcacacttaggggtgaaagggccccttgatttgatcaaacaaaattgggagcagatcacccaggaagacccacaagacgttgtgacatacatagacaccttgatgaatgacctaaagcgaaatctagagctggcagcagaaaacctgcaagctcagaaggtcagacagaaaacatggtatgaccacaaagctagagagaggcactttgacccaggggaggaagtgctttggcttaggccctgcagagagaataaactgcagctcaaatgggcaggaccatatagggtcatttccaagatgtcagacctggactaccttatagagcaggaggagaaccaggcaaggagggtggttcatgtgaatgccctaaaaccctactaccgaggggagcagagggttttatttgcgataaaagcagctgagagtgaggaagctgaattacctttctgggagggtagaggggaagtaaaatacaacccagaggaggtaaagatcagtcctgcactcacccaagaccagcagcaagaactaaaaatgctgcttagtaaatatcaacaggtgttttccaacaagccggggatagtgaagggagtgatgcatcggatccacacaggggatgcacccccgcaggcagtatccccataccgagtaacgggaccctatagggacaaggtgcggaaggagctggacgagatgctgagggagaacataatcgtcccctcttctagtccttggtcctctccgatagtccttgtggacaagcctgatgggagcattaggttttgtgtcgattacaggaaattaaaccgtgtaaccactcctgatgcctacccaatgcccaggctagacaacctgattgaaaccatagggggttgtcagttcatctcatcattggacctggtaaagggatattggcaattaagaattgatcccagggatcaagaaaagactgccttttgcagcccttttggtctctatgagtttcgagtcctgagctttggtctcagaaatgcaccagccacattccaaaggctgatggaccagacgttggcagggctcagtgactttacagtggcctacattgacgacatagggatcttcagtaatacctgggaagatcacctgatacacctggagttagtgctgcagaggttaagtgcagcagggctaacagtaaaggccagcaagtgtcagctgggtagcccagaaataaaatacttgggtcatatggtagggggaggaatgataaaacccctggaggccaaaatagaagctgttcgtgattggcctagacccaacaccaagaaaaaagtcaaatcatttcttgggttggtgggctactacagaaagttcatcccgaggtttagcgagattgcggctccgctgaccgatctgacgaggaagacggctgatgaccgcatcccgtggaccagcgactgtgaggcggcgttccagaggttgaaggaggcgttaatcaactatcctgtcctgcgtgctccagacttcgaccgggagttcatcatctacaccgatgcgtctaatagcggggtaggagcagttctgtgccaggaggatgggaatggtgaccagcatccagtgtcctacctgagtaggaaacttcaaaaaggtgagagacatttggcaaccgtggagaaggagtgtttggccatagtctacgcgatccagaaggccaagccttacatctggggaagacattttattctgtgtactgaccattcaccattgcaatggttaaagacaatgaaaacccacaatagcaaacttatgaggtgggctttaaacctacaggactatgactttgaagtgaaggtggtcagagggtcagtgaactgtgttgctgacgccttatcaagaagacctgaagaatgaagacggcgaaagaaacatggactatgtgtatataatgatgacaaaagttaaatgtacctggttttgaatttggtttgtatgaataaaggtaaatggatgtattgtatatggtaaatgtttaaatgcataattgctatggttaacttagagtgtaaggatgagtaagtattatatggtatgtataactgttgttgtgtattttatacaggttgtttttttggtgaaaagcacgttagctttccccctacaaaacaacttataaagaggggaggtgttacatacagcactgatgttacctgtctgtcatgggtttggagggaaagttccatcctatggggagtggaaggcgggacatcaggaggaggggctgtactgtataaatatgtgatgcgtgtgtgatgagacgctgagagacactgggttgtgacgaagcagcagctgggaagaagaagctgttgtgggagtctgtgtgtcagacagggtactactgtgtgtcagagtaccaacctgataggttcaggtgtctgttggttagccagaactgataggttcagggtctgtgctttaagttaagggttctgtgtgaaccaaactgtatgcttgtatgagtgagaataagccacgttactttatctattcacctgattgtttatttttccctgtgtgtatttaaaataaactttattctttttattgtttgaaaatccatccctggtctgtgtgacttcttatagggaatggttggtggcagcttagtaactgtgtgatatatcccagtaggtctgggtttgtcacagactcTAGTATCCATCCATTTGCAACAGGGACGAGATTGTTGTAACTCCAGGACTCTCTGCCCCAgaaatctcccagaatcctccaggcagacTTCTAGGACCAGGAGAACAtaaagaagaatgcaaaaaggagATCTTCCTACTGCTAATATCTGCTTCGCTATGTGTGCCTTGGCTGGAAAGCAGAAGGGAACAACCCTTCAGTCGCACTGCTTGCTCTGAGTTGCCTTACTGTTCCATGAGAGGGTAGTTTAGTGAGAAGTGCCCCGTATAAAATCCAATTAGTAGCGagtcttaattaattaatattctcCCAAAGATTCTGCGTCTGTAGAGAAATAATGGACTTGTACCATATATTATGTGAAAACATGAAGAGAAAACCCAGAAAACTCCCCAGAAACCAAGAAACAGTGTGCACACCAGCCAGTCAGAAAGATCTCATAAGGAACAGCTTCCAGAGGAATAGCCTTTTTGTCTGTTATAACAAGAACATCAAAGAGTCTTACAGCACCTTAGGACAAATCAGGAAAGGGCTGCATGTTcatgaaaacaatacaaatgcaggaggagGCAATACCTTTAACCGAccattaaaaatagaaaacaaaacaaacaaacaaacagcaagctttcaaagATTAAtcctcttcttcaaggctgtgcatcaagttcttgtgggtagttccaaacttacctgctgttattaatgtcccaaattcacacaGTTGATGATGCTGAGGCCAGGTTTGCTTCCCACATGGAGATAGTGCCAGGATACAAGTTCTTTCTCCTCAGCTAACAGTTTGGATTTTATGggccatctcttaaaacagaagaCAATCA
This sequence is a window from Pogona vitticeps strain Pit_001003342236 chromosome 4, PviZW2.1, whole genome shotgun sequence. Protein-coding genes within it:
- the LOC144588789 gene encoding uncharacterized protein LOC144588789, translating into MPLTRSQMAEMSEVKDPQIDQGSEDEFGSVQGDSTGEQNPELRKLLIAQQHELRMRQFEMEEREREERLERERMEEREKQRQFELERERERMEREERMEREKIALEKERMAFELRKLELMNQNNNNNRDSEGGQLSKADLKKFPVYHKGDCPEVFFSLVERAFVDFSVRETEKMTIMRSLISGSLAEVYAEMPEELMKDFAEFKKLVFARHGINAEQLRQRFRSLTKKPEQTFTQVGAQLVRLLEKWLSQEGTETYEQLKDLIALEQFYSVLQGELKFQVRERKPRSVAAAAEIADFISQIRKPLGEGKSVGKPKETYSKYSQGPGKSQQGGGAHGEGKPSDMKLRPQILEGKPKQDERESKYTRKCYFCQGKGHLISECEKLKQLKGMVPQNSSGTKPKAVFCVQKEQGSVSLREPVAMATQSGTATAADQAEENGPLVEVKRCLLIKTDSQLFETAGVDVGILDRQYRGLRDTCSQVTLCHPEIIPREFIIPNESMKVAGIEGQVISLPVAEVPVNFQGWRGVWRLAISSTLPAAVLVGNDLAEHVKRVLVITRSQATTGTVQGGNDEPETEAEGSSEAVVETLTTDSRFGQEQKADATLQKCFEQVFSNKPGIVKGVMHRIHTGDAPPQAVSPYRVTGPYRDKVRKELDEMLRENIIVPSSSPWSSPIVLVDKPDGSIRFCVDYRKLNRVTTPDAYPMPRLDNLIETIGGCQFISSLDLVKGYWQLRIDPRDQEKTAFCSPFGLYEFRVLSFGLRNAPATFQRLMDQTLAGLSDFTVAYIDDIGIFSNTWEDHLIHLELVLQRLSAAGLTVKASKCQLGSPEIKYLGHMVGGGMIKPLEAKIEAVRDWPRPNTKKKVKSFLGLVGYYRKFIPRFSEIAAPLTDLTRKTADDRIPWTSDCEAAFQRLKEALINYPVLRAPDFDREFIIYTDASNSGVGAVLCQEDGNGDQHPVSYLSRKLQKGERHLATVEKECLAIVYAIQKAKPYIWGRHFILCTDHSPLQWLKTMKTHNSKLMRWALNLQDYDFEVKVVRGSVNCVADALSRRPEE